The Herbiconiux sp. A18JL235 region GCGACGCCCTCACCGAGAGCGGCGAGGTCGGACCGGGATCGTGCGGGGGTGATGGCGGTGACGGTGTTGAGATCCACCTGGGGCTCCGTTCGTGTGGTGCTCCCCTCAGTGAACCTCAGGAATGTGTCTGTGATGTAACGCCGCCCTGTTTTGGGGGTAACCCGATTCATCGGTCGACCTGTGGAGAAGTCACGCAGCCGGGCGCGAGGCGCGGCGGGTCAGCCCAGTGCGCCCACCCACTCGGTGCTGCCGTCGTCGAACGACTGCTCCTTCCAGATCGGCACCGTCGCCTTCACATCGTCGACGAGCGCGGCGCAGGCCGCGAAGGCCTCGGCCCGGTGCGCCGACGAGACGGCGGCGCCGAGCGCCAGATCACCGACGACGAGATCACCGACCCGGTGCGTGACGGCGAGCGCCACCTCGGGGTGAGTCGCCGCGACGCGCTCCGCCGCCGCACGCAGGAACGAGGAGGCGTCAGGATGCGCGGTGTACGACAGCGCAGTGACACCGCGGCCCTCGTCGTGGTCGCGCACGACACCCGCGAAGGTCACGACGGCGCCGGCGGTCGCCGTCGCCACGGCGTCGGAGCACTCTTCCACAGTGATCGGCGTCTCGGAGATCCGCGTCAGCGCCACCCGCCCCGAACCCGCTGCGGGGGCACCCGCACCGCCGCTCGCGCCCGCACCGCCGCCCGCGCCAGCGCCCGCACTGGCACCAGCACCGGCACCAGCACCGGCGTCCGCACCCCCGCCACCGCGCGCGTGATCGCCCCCGTGCACCTGATCCACAAGATGATCGAGCACCTCCGCCAGCACCCCGAGCCCGTCGCGCACCCCGCCCCGCGACCCGGGAAGGTTCACCACGATCGTGCGTCCCGCAACTCCGGCGACCCCGCGGGAGAGCACCGAGAGCGGGGTCGCGGAGGTGCCGCGCCGCCTGATCTCCTCCGCCACACCCGGAAGCTCGAGATCGAGCAACGGCCTGGTCTGCTCGGGCGTGCGATCGGTGGGGTTCGCCCCCGTGCCACCCGTGGTGACGACGAGCCCGGCGCCGGAGTCGACGGCGGCGCGCAGCGCCCTGCCGACCGGCTCCCCGTCGGCGACCACCTCCACCGCGACCGCCCATCCGCGGCCCTCGAGCCACTCCCGGATGATCGGTCCGGTCTCGTCGTCGTAGACCCCTGTCGCCGCGCGCGTCGAGGCCACGACGACCCGAGCATCCATCACGCCGCCGTCGCTCATGCCTGCTCCCAGTCGCCGCTCGCTCCACCCGACTTCGCGAGCACCTTCACCTCGCCGATCACCGCGGCGCGGTCGACCGCCTTGATCATGTCGTAGACCGTGAGCGCCGCGATCGAGGCGGCGGTGAGCGCCTCCATCTCCACACCGGTCACACCCGTCGTCTTCACCGTCGCGACGATGCGCACCGACGATCCGGCGGGCTCGAAGTCGACGGCGGCCGAGGAGATCGGCAGGGGGTGGCACAGTGGCACGAGCGACGAGGTCTGCTTCGCGCCCAGGATGCCGGCGACCCGCGCCACCGCCAGCGCCTCACCCTTCGGCAGCTCGCCCGCCACCAGCAATCGCATCACCTCGGGGGTGGTGTGGAGCACAGCCTGCGCGGTGGCCTGTCGCTTCGTCACCGCCTTCTCCGACACGTCGACCATGCGCGCGGAGCCGTCGGCCCCGAGGTGGGTGAGCTCGTCGCCGTCAGCCATCGATCCTCCAGTAGTCGAGTTCGTCGCCCGCCGAGACCTCGGCGGTGCCGACAGGCACGTGCACGAGAACTGTGGAGGCGGCGTAGGAATGCAGCAGGTGACTCGACGGGCCGCCCACGAGTTCGAGTGCTCCGTCGTCGTTCAGCACGCCGCGGCGCAGCTGATGGTGTCCGGCAGGAGAGGTGAACGGATGCGCGGCCGGCGCCCTCCTGTTCTCGCGCAGCACAGGGGAGACCCCCAGCGTGCCCCGGAGAGCCGGGCGCAGGAACGCCTCGAACGAGACGAGTGCGCTCACCGGGTTGCCGGGCAGGCAGACCGTGGGGATCGCCGGGCCGGGGGTGTCTGCGTCGCCGAGCCGCAGCATCCCGAACCCCTGCGGGCCACCGGGCTGCATCGCCACCTTCACGAACGAGACCCCGCGGGGCCCGAGCGCGTCGCGCACCACCTCGCGCACGCCCGCGCTCACGCCGCCGACCGTGACGACGACGTCGTGGTGCGGTGCGTGCTCGTCGAGCAGTTCGAGCAGCACCTCGGCGTCGTCGGATCGGCAGGGCACCGGGGTGACCGCGCAGCCGATCTCGAGCAGTGCCGCCGTGAGTGCTGCGCTGTTGGCGTCGAAGATCTGGCCGGGTGCGAGCAGCGACCCCGGGTCGCGGATCTCGTGTCCCGTCGACACCAGCAGCACCCTGGGGCGGGCGCGCACGGTGATCTCGATGGCTCCGGTTCCGGCGATGACGCCGAACTGGGCGGGGCCGAGTTCGGTCGACGCGGGCAGAAGCACCTCGCCCGTGGCGACGTCGCTTCCGGCGGCACGGATGAACGTGCCCGGGTCGACGGGGGAGGCGAACGCGACGACAGGCGCGGCCGCCGGAGGCTCCGGAGGCCCCGCGGCCTCCGCAGGCGCGGCCTCGCCAGGCACGGTCTCCCGGGCCTGCCCTGCATGATTCTGGCCGGAGCGTGCCTGGCCCCTCACCTGGGACGGGAAGACCGGCGGGTCGGCCCGCTCGATCTGCACGACGGCGTCGGCTCCCCGCGGAACGGGTGCCCCGGTCATGATGGGTGTCGCCGTGCCGCCGAGGTGCTCGCCGGCCGCGTCGCCCGCCGCGATGCGCTGAACGACGCGGAGCGTGACGGGGGAGTCGGCGGTGGCGGAGGCGAGGTCGGCGGCGAGCACCGCGTAGCCGTCCATCTGCGAGTTGTCGAAGGCAGGGAGGCTCGACGGCGCACGCAGGTCGTCGGCGAGAACACGACGACGGTAGAGCTCGGGCGAAGCGGCCATCATCGCCGCGTCGACGGGGAGTGTCTCGATCCCGAGCGCCTCGGAGACGGGCGCGAGCAGCGCCGAGATCTCGCGCCTGTGGTCGTCGATGGTTCGCACGCCTCCATCCTGCCC contains the following coding sequences:
- the moaC gene encoding cyclic pyranopterin monophosphate synthase MoaC, with the translated sequence MADGDELTHLGADGSARMVDVSEKAVTKRQATAQAVLHTTPEVMRLLVAGELPKGEALAVARVAGILGAKQTSSLVPLCHPLPISSAAVDFEPAGSSVRIVATVKTTGVTGVEMEALTAASIAALTVYDMIKAVDRAAVIGEVKVLAKSGGASGDWEQA
- the glp gene encoding gephyrin-like molybdotransferase Glp is translated as MRTIDDHRREISALLAPVSEALGIETLPVDAAMMAASPELYRRRVLADDLRAPSSLPAFDNSQMDGYAVLAADLASATADSPVTLRVVQRIAAGDAAGEHLGGTATPIMTGAPVPRGADAVVQIERADPPVFPSQVRGQARSGQNHAGQARETVPGEAAPAEAAGPPEPPAAAPVVAFASPVDPGTFIRAAGSDVATGEVLLPASTELGPAQFGVIAGTGAIEITVRARPRVLLVSTGHEIRDPGSLLAPGQIFDANSAALTAALLEIGCAVTPVPCRSDDAEVLLELLDEHAPHHDVVVTVGGVSAGVREVVRDALGPRGVSFVKVAMQPGGPQGFGMLRLGDADTPGPAIPTVCLPGNPVSALVSFEAFLRPALRGTLGVSPVLRENRRAPAAHPFTSPAGHHQLRRGVLNDDGALELVGGPSSHLLHSYAASTVLVHVPVGTAEVSAGDELDYWRIDG
- a CDS encoding molybdenum cofactor biosynthesis protein MoaE translates to MSDGGVMDARVVVASTRAATGVYDDETGPIIREWLEGRGWAVAVEVVADGEPVGRALRAAVDSGAGLVVTTGGTGANPTDRTPEQTRPLLDLELPGVAEEIRRRGTSATPLSVLSRGVAGVAGRTIVVNLPGSRGGVRDGLGVLAEVLDHLVDQVHGGDHARGGGGADAGAGAGAGASAGAGAGGGAGASGGAGAPAAGSGRVALTRISETPITVEECSDAVATATAGAVVTFAGVVRDHDEGRGVTALSYTAHPDASSFLRAAAERVAATHPEVALAVTHRVGDLVVGDLALGAAVSSAHRAEAFAACAALVDDVKATVPIWKEQSFDDGSTEWVGALG